From the Burkholderia mayonis genome, one window contains:
- a CDS encoding pentapeptide repeat-containing protein, which produces MSTIRSTVPPPPLPEVVEGQHYASPQRDVALADTLFIDCHFDRVEWSGCRLSNLRFVNCTFDANRFDRCELLKLTHESSRIRAGAWTQSALRGVSFNECEIEGGAWTGSLLKDVVCAQSKGAGWTFDGVRGAHVSLVAGNYSGVTLRGGHWSDTSWIGSQFADLRLEAVGFENLIAGQSGFLRAVLVECRGINVRWIDSRIERMTVHGCELKQTAWSHSTWATGEIHASRLPLASFDHATVNGLTVTNSDLSQAIFDSASVVDSALQGVRAPRIALRDAWITRVNLSGAHLQLLDARGVHLERVDLRGADCRGGNLVGQPRQAWSAADTRDAVFEEATGADDELWWQRVQPGARGV; this is translated from the coding sequence ATGAGCACGATCCGCTCGACGGTGCCGCCGCCGCCGCTGCCCGAAGTCGTCGAAGGGCAGCACTACGCGTCGCCGCAGCGCGATGTCGCGCTCGCGGACACGCTCTTCATCGATTGCCACTTCGATCGCGTCGAATGGTCCGGCTGCCGGCTGTCGAATCTGCGCTTCGTGAACTGCACGTTCGACGCGAATCGCTTCGATCGCTGCGAGCTGCTGAAGCTCACGCACGAGTCGAGCCGAATCCGCGCGGGTGCGTGGACGCAGAGCGCGTTGCGCGGCGTGTCGTTCAACGAATGCGAGATCGAAGGCGGCGCGTGGACGGGCAGCCTGCTGAAGGACGTCGTGTGCGCGCAGTCGAAGGGCGCGGGCTGGACGTTCGACGGCGTGCGCGGCGCGCATGTGTCGCTCGTCGCGGGTAATTACTCGGGCGTCACGCTGCGCGGTGGCCATTGGAGCGACACGTCGTGGATCGGCAGCCAGTTCGCCGATCTGCGGCTCGAAGCCGTCGGGTTCGAGAACCTGATCGCCGGGCAAAGCGGTTTTCTGCGCGCCGTGCTCGTCGAATGCCGCGGCATCAACGTGCGTTGGATCGACTCGCGAATCGAGCGGATGACCGTGCACGGCTGTGAGCTGAAGCAGACCGCATGGTCGCACAGTACGTGGGCGACGGGCGAGATCCATGCGAGCCGGCTGCCGCTCGCGAGCTTCGATCATGCGACCGTCAACGGCCTGACCGTGACGAACAGCGACTTGTCGCAGGCGATCTTCGACAGCGCGAGCGTCGTGGACAGTGCGTTGCAAGGCGTGCGCGCGCCGCGGATCGCATTGCGCGACGCGTGGATTACGCGCGTGAATCTGTCGGGCGCGCACCTGCAGCTACTCGACGCGCGCGGCGTGCATCTCGAACGCGTCGACCTGCGCGGCGCCGACTGCCGCGGCGGCAACCTGGTCGGCCAGCCGCGCCAGGCATGGAGCGCGGCGGATACGCGGGATGCGGTTTTCGAGGAAGCCACCGGCGCCGACGACGAGCTCTGGTGGCAGCGAGTCCAACCCGGAGCAAGAGGAGTTTGA
- a CDS encoding DUF4150 domain-containing protein translates to MFANCSAGGMALSGADVCKTPPLAIPVSYPNIANKPEAVPNVPNIIYAGGPVHNLNTIIPVTHSDEPGSMGGVASGTVSGPSRHVKGSGKVMIQGAPQTRLTDTNLPNNQNTAGNSVAPSQTITMTLS, encoded by the coding sequence ATGTTTGCAAATTGCTCTGCTGGAGGGATGGCGCTGTCGGGCGCCGACGTCTGCAAGACGCCGCCCCTTGCGATTCCCGTGTCGTATCCGAACATCGCGAACAAGCCCGAGGCCGTGCCGAACGTGCCGAACATCATTTATGCGGGCGGTCCGGTGCACAACCTGAACACGATCATTCCGGTCACGCACAGCGACGAGCCGGGCTCGATGGGCGGCGTCGCGTCGGGCACCGTCTCGGGGCCGTCGCGACACGTGAAGGGCTCGGGCAAGGTGATGATCCAGGGCGCGCCGCAGACGCGCCTCACGGACACGAATCTGCCGAACAACCAGAACACGGCCGGGAATTCCGTCGCGCCGTCGCAGACGATCACGATGACCCTCAGCTGA
- the icmH gene encoding type IVB secretion system protein IcmH/DotU → MLDRAAANPDLATRIPTLSSLSNAALTSTAVSSTGTTNAVASGGAAASSGAPSFASSSAAVPGASPAPDAYSHTDGASRNPAVLQFPVPGGGQAPADARAAAPVVYSPQGEQAAIMKAGLQQASWNNPFVSHALPAVLQLQRHLAAGPLNQAAIRTQLGLEVRLYRERLAGSGCEWEQIRDASYLLCTYLDETVNDSAREHSQVVYDGERSLLVEFHDDAWGGEDAFADLSRWMKSDEPPIPLLSFYELILSLGWQGRYRVLDRGDVLLQDLRSQLHALIWHHVPPEPLGTELVVPATRRRSWWTAGRAAAVALGVLVLAYGAISLWLDSQGRPIRNALAAWMPPTRTINIAETLPPPLPQILTEGWLTAYKHPQGWLLVFKSDGAFDVGKAKVRPDFMHNIERLGLAFAPWPGDLEVIGHTDSRPIRTSEFPDNQALSEARARTVADELRATALPGGARAPENAVQRNIEYSGRGDGQPIDTAKTPAAYERNRRVDVLWKVIPDGAQRRDRNLNLQQPEKPGQVPMRPAMPEGVEIAPEGQLPYATTTEGRQP, encoded by the coding sequence ATGCTCGACCGCGCCGCGGCGAATCCGGATCTCGCGACGCGCATACCGACGCTGTCGTCACTGTCCAACGCGGCGCTGACGAGCACCGCCGTGTCGAGCACCGGCACGACGAACGCGGTCGCGTCGGGCGGCGCGGCAGCGAGTTCGGGCGCGCCGAGTTTCGCGTCGTCATCAGCCGCCGTGCCCGGCGCGAGTCCCGCGCCCGACGCGTACTCGCACACCGACGGCGCGTCGCGCAATCCGGCGGTGCTGCAGTTCCCGGTGCCGGGCGGCGGGCAGGCGCCGGCCGATGCGCGGGCGGCGGCGCCCGTCGTCTACAGCCCGCAAGGCGAGCAGGCGGCGATCATGAAGGCGGGGCTGCAGCAGGCGAGCTGGAACAATCCGTTCGTGTCGCACGCGCTGCCCGCGGTGCTGCAGCTTCAGCGGCATCTCGCGGCGGGGCCGCTCAACCAGGCCGCGATCCGCACGCAGCTCGGGCTCGAAGTGCGGCTTTACCGTGAGCGGCTCGCGGGCTCCGGCTGCGAATGGGAACAGATCCGCGATGCGTCGTACCTGCTGTGCACGTATCTCGACGAGACCGTCAACGATTCGGCGCGCGAGCATTCGCAGGTCGTCTATGACGGCGAGCGCAGCCTGCTCGTCGAGTTCCACGATGACGCATGGGGCGGCGAAGACGCGTTCGCCGACCTGTCGCGCTGGATGAAGTCAGACGAGCCGCCGATCCCGCTTCTGTCGTTCTACGAACTGATCCTGTCGCTCGGCTGGCAGGGCCGCTACCGCGTGCTCGATCGCGGCGATGTGCTGCTGCAGGACCTGCGCTCGCAATTGCATGCGCTGATCTGGCATCACGTGCCGCCCGAGCCGCTCGGCACCGAGCTCGTCGTGCCCGCGACGCGGCGTCGCTCGTGGTGGACGGCCGGCCGCGCGGCGGCCGTCGCGCTCGGCGTGCTCGTGCTCGCCTACGGCGCGATCAGCCTCTGGCTCGATTCGCAGGGGCGGCCGATCCGCAACGCGCTCGCCGCGTGGATGCCGCCGACGCGCACGATCAACATCGCCGAGACGCTGCCGCCGCCGCTGCCGCAGATCCTGACGGAGGGGTGGCTGACTGCGTACAAGCATCCGCAAGGGTGGCTGCTCGTGTTCAAGAGCGACGGCGCGTTCGACGTCGGCAAGGCGAAGGTCCGGCCGGACTTCATGCACAACATCGAGCGGCTCGGCCTCGCGTTCGCGCCGTGGCCGGGCGATCTCGAGGTGATCGGCCATACCGATTCGCGGCCGATCCGCACGAGCGAGTTCCCGGACAACCAGGCGCTGTCGGAAGCGCGGGCGCGCACCGTCGCCGACGAGCTGCGCGCGACCGCGCTTCCGGGCGGCGCGCGCGCGCCGGAAAACGCGGTGCAGCGGAACATCGAGTACTCGGGGCGCGGCGACGGGCAGCCGATCGACACTGCGAAGACGCCCGCCGCGTACGAGCGCAACCGCCGCGTCGATGTGCTGTGGAAGGTGATTCCCGACGGCGCGCAGCGCCGCGACCGCAACCTGAACCTGCAGCAGCCGGAGAAGCCCGGCCAGGTCCCGATGCGCCCGGCGATGCCGGAAGGCGTCGAGATCGCGCCTGAAGGGCAACTGCCGTATGCGACGACGACGGAGGGCCGTCAGCCATGA
- a CDS encoding DUF2169 family type VI secretion system accessory protein, with protein sequence MRHIKPQAALVATTNTQIGAQPMLAISIGMGFRLDQPSILVHEAAVWEALKAAAPSLPLYEAALPKQRAEWLLAGHSPHPVSPGARARNVDWTAWVELDGVRKIVSCAMSLGDEHAEGGFASIAVDHRHAAAGGAQENPFGVTSGAPPLQQLRTFGVGPAPLAAMGAIGSDWPERTQWMPTRPGTVDAMAQDGTHMGWPADVDLRFFQQAAPDQWARGECWTPGARFELSGFGPRGEGFMGELPRLAPVALVTRNGRPGIERLSFKQQTVWFLPDRGIGVLWWNGAVALDFLLDDSPTMLVAAFKDESERIDIDALMKFADQRTDLNCTDPLQQADHELMPAVAKGWTWEMILDTEDHPRFAPAPRGYEEVRARVEQNRRQLIEARDASERLSAFEEANRNAKLPGAPRGGENWRTRLRHAKTPELANVTIRDADLSSLRFDGWKFDDVRFERCTLDRSEWMNCRLNQVHAVDCSFADVKMSDGWWKGGKIQRCNLERSAWLNIEIDRISIDECRLDDLKVAGGSWAMLSVQGRGGVRGDVQDVEWRSVSWSEVSAPGWTWTRVRADDLAIVECGMAGLAVSQCTLSKPSILLTDLSASVWQRSMLTFAVLSHGTSINGARLTDCVFKSSSLQELRADRVQVDHCSFMQLNAQHLHAQQSHWSRTVLDGANVMHAQLTGTSFDRCSLKEAMLYGADMRQTRMRDCNLVRVRTSWIHPPEAGAWRGNLNAGQLDVPRRVG encoded by the coding sequence ATGCGACATATCAAACCACAAGCGGCCCTCGTGGCCACGACGAATACGCAAATCGGCGCGCAGCCGATGCTCGCGATCAGCATCGGGATGGGCTTCCGGCTCGATCAGCCATCGATCCTCGTGCACGAAGCGGCCGTCTGGGAGGCGCTGAAAGCGGCCGCGCCGTCGCTGCCGCTGTATGAAGCCGCATTGCCGAAGCAGCGCGCCGAATGGCTGCTCGCCGGCCACTCGCCGCATCCCGTCTCGCCCGGCGCTCGCGCGCGCAATGTCGACTGGACCGCATGGGTCGAGCTCGACGGCGTTCGCAAGATCGTCTCGTGCGCGATGTCGCTCGGCGACGAGCACGCGGAAGGCGGCTTTGCGAGCATCGCGGTGGATCACCGGCACGCGGCGGCGGGCGGCGCGCAGGAAAACCCGTTCGGCGTGACATCGGGCGCGCCGCCGCTGCAGCAACTGCGCACGTTCGGCGTCGGTCCCGCGCCGCTTGCGGCGATGGGCGCGATCGGCAGCGACTGGCCCGAGCGCACGCAATGGATGCCGACGCGGCCGGGCACCGTCGACGCGATGGCGCAGGACGGCACGCACATGGGCTGGCCCGCCGACGTCGATCTGCGCTTCTTCCAGCAGGCGGCGCCCGACCAGTGGGCGCGCGGCGAATGCTGGACGCCCGGCGCGCGCTTCGAGCTGAGCGGTTTCGGGCCGCGGGGCGAAGGCTTCATGGGCGAGCTGCCGCGTCTCGCACCGGTCGCGCTCGTGACGCGAAACGGGCGTCCGGGCATCGAGCGCCTGTCGTTCAAGCAGCAGACGGTGTGGTTCCTGCCGGATCGCGGCATCGGCGTGCTGTGGTGGAACGGCGCGGTCGCGCTCGATTTCCTGCTCGACGACAGCCCGACGATGCTCGTCGCCGCGTTCAAGGACGAGTCGGAGCGAATCGACATCGACGCGCTGATGAAGTTCGCCGATCAGCGCACGGACCTGAATTGCACCGATCCTCTGCAGCAGGCCGATCACGAACTGATGCCGGCCGTCGCAAAAGGCTGGACCTGGGAGATGATCCTCGACACGGAAGATCACCCGCGCTTCGCTCCGGCGCCGCGCGGCTATGAAGAAGTCCGTGCGCGGGTCGAGCAGAACCGCCGTCAGCTGATCGAGGCGCGCGATGCGAGCGAGCGGCTCTCCGCGTTCGAGGAAGCGAATCGCAACGCGAAGCTGCCGGGCGCGCCGCGCGGCGGCGAGAACTGGCGGACCCGGCTGCGTCATGCGAAGACGCCCGAGCTCGCGAACGTCACGATTCGCGATGCCGATCTGTCGTCGCTGCGTTTCGACGGCTGGAAGTTCGACGACGTGCGTTTCGAGCGCTGCACGCTCGATCGCAGCGAATGGATGAACTGCCGGCTCAATCAGGTGCATGCGGTCGACTGCTCGTTCGCCGACGTGAAAATGAGCGACGGCTGGTGGAAAGGCGGCAAGATCCAGCGCTGCAATCTCGAGCGCAGCGCGTGGCTGAACATCGAGATCGACCGGATCTCGATCGACGAGTGTCGGCTCGACGACCTGAAGGTCGCGGGCGGCTCGTGGGCGATGCTGTCGGTGCAGGGGCGCGGCGGCGTGCGCGGCGACGTTCAGGATGTCGAATGGCGCTCAGTGTCGTGGTCCGAGGTGAGCGCACCCGGCTGGACCTGGACGCGCGTGCGCGCCGACGATCTCGCGATCGTCGAATGCGGGATGGCGGGCCTTGCGGTGTCGCAGTGCACGCTCTCGAAGCCGAGCATCCTGCTGACCGACCTGTCGGCGAGCGTCTGGCAGCGCAGCATGCTGACGTTCGCGGTGCTGTCGCACGGCACGTCGATCAATGGCGCACGGCTCACCGATTGCGTGTTCAAGTCGTCGAGCCTGCAGGAGCTGCGCGCGGACCGCGTGCAGGTCGATCACTGCTCGTTCATGCAATTGAACGCGCAGCACCTGCATGCGCAGCAGTCGCACTGGAGCCGCACGGTGCTCGACGGCGCGAACGTGATGCATGCGCAGTTGACGGGCACGTCGTTCGATCGCTGCTCGCTGAAGGAGGCGATGCTGTACGGCGCCGACATGCGGCAGACGCGGATGCGCGACTGCAATCTCGTCCGGGTCCGCACGTCGTGGATCCATCCGCCGGAAGCGGGCGCGTGGCGCGGCAATCTGAACGCGGGCCAGCTCGACGTGCCGAGGAGGGTGGGATGA
- the tssK gene encoding type VI secretion system baseplate subunit TssK — MSSLPVGPVAWSDGMLIETQHFQQLERHLAHQAALRLGQTSNHGWGFTLLDLDQDGLGLGRLGLRHARGVFQDGTAFSLPSDDPLPPPLETEFAQAGDIACLALQSARTGGPEMAFGDVASASRYRAVSTEVPDLAVGLDAPGTPRRLTIETGQLVTRLCWKSQLRSDEVALPIARVAGRNASRTVSLDPRFIPPLLDTRAHLVLRSLIDELQSTLRVRLASTSAQRVLSTGGGVADLIELLLRQAIAEYRMRLANLDAFDPLPPAMLYHELVGLLGRLSVLPGVDEELADRELGYNHDDLQTSFEPLAMMLRQALARVIETPVLPLRFEDRGDQVHICIVDKQWNLKKLIFAFSAAMPAEKLRQLLPQQTKLGAVEQIQKLVDLQLPGARLIALPNPPRQIPYYAQSTYFEVESTDPFWKQTLAGSAMALRIVGDFPDLRFEAWGLRDGKVA, encoded by the coding sequence ATGAGTAGTCTGCCGGTAGGACCGGTCGCGTGGAGCGACGGCATGCTGATCGAGACGCAGCACTTCCAGCAACTCGAGCGGCATCTCGCGCATCAGGCCGCGCTTCGGCTCGGTCAGACGTCGAATCACGGCTGGGGATTCACGCTGCTCGATCTCGATCAGGACGGCCTGGGGCTCGGCCGGCTCGGGCTGCGTCACGCGCGCGGCGTGTTCCAGGACGGCACCGCGTTCTCGCTGCCGTCCGACGACCCGCTGCCGCCGCCGCTCGAAACCGAGTTCGCGCAGGCGGGCGACATCGCGTGTCTCGCGCTGCAGTCGGCGCGCACGGGCGGCCCCGAGATGGCGTTCGGCGACGTCGCGTCGGCGTCGCGCTATCGCGCCGTATCGACCGAAGTGCCCGATCTCGCGGTCGGGCTCGACGCGCCCGGCACGCCGCGGCGTCTGACGATCGAGACCGGGCAGCTCGTCACGCGCCTCTGCTGGAAGTCGCAGCTGCGCTCGGACGAAGTCGCGCTGCCGATCGCGCGCGTCGCGGGCCGCAACGCGAGCCGCACCGTATCGCTCGATCCACGCTTCATTCCGCCGCTTCTCGACACGCGCGCGCACCTCGTGCTGCGCTCGCTGATCGACGAGCTGCAGAGCACGCTGCGCGTGCGGCTCGCGAGCACGTCCGCGCAGCGCGTGCTGTCGACGGGCGGCGGCGTCGCCGACCTGATCGAACTGCTGCTGCGCCAGGCGATCGCCGAGTACCGGATGCGCCTGGCGAACCTCGACGCGTTCGATCCGCTGCCGCCCGCGATGCTGTACCACGAGCTGGTCGGCCTGCTCGGACGCCTGAGCGTGCTGCCGGGCGTCGACGAGGAGCTCGCCGACCGCGAGCTCGGCTACAACCACGACGACCTGCAGACGAGCTTCGAGCCGCTCGCGATGATGCTGCGCCAGGCGCTCGCGCGCGTGATCGAGACGCCGGTGTTGCCGCTGCGCTTCGAGGATCGCGGCGATCAGGTGCACATCTGCATCGTCGACAAGCAGTGGAACCTGAAGAAACTGATTTTTGCGTTTTCGGCCGCGATGCCGGCGGAGAAGCTGCGGCAGCTGTTGCCGCAGCAGACGAAGCTGGGCGCCGTCGAGCAGATCCAGAAGCTCGTGGACCTGCAACTGCCGGGCGCGCGTTTGATTGCGCTGCCCAATCCCCCGCGCCAGATTCCCTACTATGCCCAAAGCACGTACTTCGAAGTGGAGTCGACCGACCCGTTCTGGAAGCAGACCCTCGCCGGTTCGGCGATGGCGTTGCGCATCGTCGGCGATTTCCCCGATCTTCGCTTCGAAGCTTGGGGCCTGAGAGACGGCAAGGTGGCGTGA
- a CDS encoding DUF3540 domain-containing protein: protein MSMREMSAVHDTLAYECDDDAVSRHALTRIMKGGARVRDAGPGVHDVRAEAPSREPASSAPAAATTMLACVGEAHTAAGEWLVTVQPGAVLRAKKAVSCVVAPQPGDLVQICRDGERCWVLAVLERDEASDEVALDFGDAHVALRARDVRVEARDRLSLEAAQLANRAQVITQAAAERQTHVSGTDATHAGSTIVHTERHMAMHAKSAVVTASSLLKIDAGQIHMG from the coding sequence ATGAGCATGCGGGAAATGTCTGCCGTGCACGACACGCTTGCATACGAGTGTGACGACGACGCGGTATCGCGTCATGCGCTGACGCGAATCATGAAGGGCGGTGCGCGGGTGCGCGACGCGGGGCCGGGTGTGCATGACGTGCGTGCGGAAGCACCGTCGCGCGAGCCGGCATCGTCCGCGCCCGCTGCTGCGACGACGATGCTCGCGTGCGTCGGCGAAGCGCATACGGCGGCGGGCGAATGGCTCGTCACCGTGCAGCCCGGCGCCGTGTTGCGCGCGAAGAAGGCGGTGAGCTGCGTCGTCGCGCCGCAGCCGGGCGATCTCGTGCAGATCTGCCGCGACGGCGAGCGCTGCTGGGTGCTCGCGGTGCTCGAACGCGACGAGGCGAGCGACGAGGTGGCGCTCGATTTCGGCGACGCGCACGTCGCGCTGCGCGCGCGCGACGTGCGCGTCGAGGCGCGCGACCGGCTGTCGCTCGAGGCCGCGCAGCTCGCGAACCGCGCGCAGGTGATCACGCAGGCGGCGGCCGAGCGCCAGACGCACGTGAGCGGCACCGACGCGACGCATGCGGGCAGCACGATCGTCCACACCGAGCGGCACATGGCGATGCATGCGAAGAGCGCGGTCGTCACGGCATCGTCGCTGCTGAAGATAGACGCAGGCCAGATCCATATGGGCTGA
- the tssJ gene encoding type VI secretion system lipoprotein TssJ has protein sequence MRRMMGPFKSFAAAVALCLLAGCSMFSSSKPEEPRQLHVTLVGGSRLNVAPTGEPRPVQTCVYVVGAADWLPTQGSDDSSCASRGQDSTVVADSRHVIAPNQVLQFSLNLPRSGDLWLVTDADYARRPANYAPLRIRIEGRGLIHMAVWLDRDGIYNALLPGPVPIAGADAAPAIHIDEPQPARKTKTTYGTRRSRQ, from the coding sequence GTGCGTCGCATGATGGGCCCCTTCAAATCGTTCGCCGCGGCGGTCGCGCTTTGCCTGCTCGCGGGCTGCTCGATGTTTTCTTCGTCGAAACCCGAGGAGCCGCGGCAACTGCACGTGACGCTCGTCGGCGGCAGCCGGCTGAACGTCGCGCCGACGGGCGAGCCGCGCCCGGTGCAGACATGCGTCTACGTCGTGGGCGCGGCCGACTGGCTGCCGACGCAGGGTAGCGACGACTCGTCGTGCGCGTCGCGCGGTCAGGACAGCACGGTCGTCGCCGACTCGCGCCACGTGATCGCACCGAACCAGGTGTTGCAGTTCTCGCTGAACCTGCCGCGCTCGGGCGACCTCTGGCTCGTGACCGACGCCGACTACGCTCGTCGGCCGGCGAATTACGCGCCGCTGCGCATCCGCATCGAGGGCCGCGGATTGATTCACATGGCCGTCTGGCTCGACCGCGACGGCATCTATAACGCGTTGTTGCCGGGGCCGGTGCCCATCGCCGGCGCGGACGCCGCCCCGGCGATCCACATCGACGAGCCGCAGCCCGCGCGCAAGACGAAAACCACCTATGGGACAAGGAGAAGCAGGCAATGA